The DNA window TATTGATTTAACCGTAACTAATGGCAATGCTCCGTTTACCTACAATTGGTCTAATGGCAGCACAACCGAAGATATTTCAAGTCTTTCAGCAGGAATATATACCGTTAACGTAACAGATGATGCTGGTTGCACACTTAGCCTTTCGACCTCTGTTAGTGAGCCTGCTGCCATAAGCATAGTTGCTCTTGCCGACAGTGTAAATTGTGCAGGTGAGAATACCGGAGCCATAGATATCAGTATATCCGGAGGAGCACCATGCGGTGAAAATGCTCCTGCAATGGTAATTTCAAAAGTATTTGCTAACCCGAATGGGAATGATTCTCCATTCGAATTCGTTGAGTTGTTTGCTATAAAAGACATCGATTTTAGTCTAACTCCATTCTCAGTAATCTTTGCTAATAATGGCAATGCCAATGCAAATGGATGGTTGCAAGGCGGAGGCATAACGTATGGCTTCGAAATTAATTCAGGAATGGCAACTGCAGGTACAACGTATTACGTTGGTGGCAGTTCTATGATACCTCTTACAAATATATTACGTGCAATTAATACCGGAACTACAACAGGGGATAATGGTTTAGGCGTTGCCAACCCAACAGGTATATTAGGAAATGGTGGTACTAATGCAGATGCGGTTGCTGTATTTAATGGAAGTTTGAGTTCATTAACATCATCAACGGTTCCTCAAGATGCATTATTCTTTGGCTCAGTAATAGGTGGTGCTGCCATGCCGGGCGGAACACAAGGATATGAATTGCCCATCAGTGATCATTATAGTGGAGGCAAACTGCAAAACACTTCTTTCCTTGCTTTAGATGTAAAAACCGATACCATCATTGTGGCAAATGGTGTTTATGATTTAACAACAAGTTCGTTTAATGCTCCACGTACATTTACTTATTTACCTGTTTTAGCATTTACAAATGCATCAGGTATATCTTTGATTGATGCTGACCCTTATCAGTTTTTATGGTCAAATGGTGAAACTACCGAAAATATTTCGGCATTATCGGCTGGAATATATACGGTGTTAGTTACAGATTGTAACGGATGCACAACAACTGCCGAATCAGAAGTCTTTGAACCAGTCTTACTTGAACTAGTTGAATCACATATTGACATAAACTGTTATAATGAAGCTACAGGATCAATTGATATAACAGTATTTGGAGGAACAGCTCCGTACACCTATGAATGGAGTGATGGTAATACCGATGAAGACATTGATTCCCTGGTAGCAGGAGTATATACAGTAACAGTAACAGATTATAACGGTTGTTCTTATATCCTCCCCATCGAAATTCTCCAAAACCCACCCTTTACCATTGGCAAAACAATCATCCCCAACATGTGCCATGGCGATAGTACAGCCCAAATATCCGTATATATAAATGGCGCTACGCCTCCTTATACGTATCAATGGAGCAATGGCGCCACCACCGCCATCAACAATTATTTGACTGCAGGCACATATACACTTACAGTAACAGATAGTTTAGGATGCGATACGATCATGACCTTCTACATATTCGAGCCTAACATGTTAGATAAGAATTTCACGATTACCCAACCATTATGTGCTGGCCAAACAGGTAGCATAAATATCACAGCCTTTGGCGGCACGCCATGGAGCGGTGCAGGCATACACGCAGCAGGCTACGACTATAGCCTTGATGGTGGAGCAGTTCAAAGCAGTGGCTTGTTTACAGGCATAAGCTCAGGTACTCACACGGTATTAATTACGGATAGCAACGGCTGTAATCTGGCAGTTGTATTTACCATCACAGCTCCGGCACCACTTATTTGTGGTGGCAGCGTAAGCAATACGATGTGCAACGGAGGCAGCGATGGAATGATAACGAGCAACATAACCGGAGGCACCGCCCCCTATACATACAGTTGGAGCACGGGTGCTACTACCCAAACAATAGGAGGCCTAGCGGCAGGTGCGTATACAGTAACGGTAACTGATGCCAATGGATGTACCATGAGTTGCACGTATAATATAGTAGAGCCACCTGCCATAACCTTTACCTTAGTTGTTTGCGATAATATCAAATGTTATGGTGGCAATGATGGCAAGGCATGTTTAAATAATGTAGTAGGAGGCACGGCCCCATATACCTACCAGTGGAATACGATTCCAGCACAGACTACCGCCAATGCAACCGGCCTAACGGCAGGAACATGGACGGTAACCATTACCGATGCCATGGGATGCATGACAACCGGTTCGGTAACAATTAGCCAACCATCGGCACCACTGGCATTAAGTGGCGTAGTAACCAATGTAGGATGTAACGGAGGCAACACCGGAGCTGTTAACCTGACCATATCAGGTGGCACAGCGGGCTATACAGTATTATGGAGCACCGGAGCCACAACCGAAGACATCAGTGGTTTATCAGCGGGAACCTATACGGTAACTGTTACTGATGCTAATGGATGTACGGTAAGCACCAATACGACCTACACCGTAGGACAGTCAGCCGCTATAGCCCTCAGCCTTGCAACCAACAATGTGAGTTGTAATGGAGGAGGCAATGGCAGTATAACCGCCACAGCTACCGGAGGTAGTGGAGCATATAGCTATAGTTGGAGCAATGGAGCTAGTACGGCCACCATCATCAATCTGGCAGCCGGTATTTATACAGTAACGGTAACAGATGGAAGTGGATGTACACAAAGTACAAGTGCCACCATCATAGAGCCAAGCGCCTTAAGTTGCATTTGCAATGCAAGTGTAACCAATGTAAGCTGCTTTGGTGGCAGCAATGGCAGTGTAACAGCACAACCCATAGGCGGTACCCCACCTTATGGATTTGTATGGAGCAATGGCGCATTAACACAAACGATCAACAATTTAACAGCAGGAACGTATACCGTAACCATAACGGATGCCAACGGCTGTACCAAAGGGCACGGCCACGGTAACGCAGCCATCACAATTATTTGTGTTTGTTAACGGTACCAATCCGGCATGTAACGGAGCTAACAGCGGATCGGCAACGGCCATCGCCATAGGAGGTGCAGCACCATACAGCTATAGCTGGAACACTGTACCAGTAAAGACCACAGCCATCGCAACCGGCTTAGGCGTAGGAACGTATACAGTTACCATAACGGATGCCAACGGATGTACGGCAACCGCGAGCGTGACTTTAACAGCGCCACCGTCCTTGAATGTAACGAGCAAGAAGACCAATGTAAGCTGCCATGGCGGTAGCAACGGAACCATAACGGTAGTACCAACAGGTGGAACAGCACCATATAGTTACTTATGGAGCAATGGAAAAACAACGAAGTTTGTAATAGGCCTTGCAGCAGGAACGTATACCGTAACAGTAACAGATGCAGGAGGATGTACCAAGACATTGAGCGTAGTAATTACCCAACCAAGTGCCTTGTTGGCTTTGTATACTGTAACCAATGTAAGTTGTAATGGTGGCAGCAATGGCGCCATCGACTTAAGCGTAACAGGAGGCACCCCGGGCTATACCTACTTATGGAGCACAGGAGCCACGACACAGGATATTACGGGAGTAATGGCAGGCATGTATAATGTGACCATAAAGGATAAGCGCGGATGTATAAGCAATGCGATGGTTGTAATAACCCAGGCCAATGCAATGATTGTAAGCATCACACCAAAGAATCCAAAATGTAATGGAGCGGCAAACGGACAGGCAACGGCAAGCGTTTCGGGAGGTGTAACACCATATAGCTATTCATGGAGCAGCGGTCAAACCACCGCCTCAGCTACTGGCCTAGCGGCAGGAACCTATACCGTAACCATAACTGATGCCAACGGATGTACCAAGACACAGAGTGTAACGTTAACACAGCCAGCAGTATTAAGTTGCAGTGCAAACGTATTGCAAACGATAACATGTAATGGAGGTCTTGGCAAGATAGGCGTAACTGTAACAGGCGGCACGCCAGGTTACACATATACCTGGAATACCGTACCGGTAGCCACTACCGCGATAGTAAACAATGTAGGAGCAGGCACGTATACGGTGATCGTAAAAGACAAGAACAACTGTACAACCAGTTGCAGTGTGACGTTAGGTCAGCCGGCAGCAATTACCTGCGATCCATTGACCATCACAGCGGTAAGTTGTAATGGAGGTAACGATGGAACAGCTACTGTTTCAGGAGTAACAGGAGGCACCGGCCCATATACTTACTTGTGGAATACCAGTGTTGCCCAAACTACAGCAACAGCTACAGGATTAAGTGCAGGTACTTATACCGTAACCATAACTGATGCCAATGGATGCACCAAGACCGCAAGTGTGGTTGTGACTCAGCCTACAGGAATAATGGCAGCGTTTACCACAACCCAACCTACGTGTCAAACGGGAATAGGCACCGCCACAGTAACAGCAAGCGGAGGCACCATGCCTTACAGCTATTTGTGGAGTGATGGTCAAACAACAGCCACCGCTGTTAACTTGCCAGCAGGTACCTACAGTGTAACAGTAACGGATGCCAATGGATGTACCGCACAACTTACAGGAATTATCATTAATCAGGGCAGCACGATAACAGCCAATCCATTAACAGGAGTAAATGTATTATGTAATGGAGGTAATAACGGCAGCGCAACTATTAGCGGCATTACCGGAGGTACAGCACCTTACAGCATCAGTTGGAATACGGTACCAGGCCAGGGCACGATGACCGCCACGGGCTTAACGGCTGGGACCTATACAGTAACCGTTACTGATGCACAAGGATGTATATATACGGCAAGTATAGAAATTACAGAACCACTAACCCCTGTAACTGCAAGTATCCCTACTGTTGTACCAATCACCTGTACAGGTGGTGGCACAGCAAGTGCTACGGCACAGGGAGCAGGAGGCACTCCGGCTTACACATACCTTTGGAGTGACGGACAAACAGGTGCAACCGCCACAGGACTTGTGCCTGGCGGATATATCGTAACAGTAACAGACGCTAATGGATGCACTGCCAGCCAGTTTAACCATAACAGCACCGGGTAGTCTGGTATTAAATATTAGTGGAACAAATGTATTATGTAATGAGGCACGAGTGGTACAGCCACGGTAGTAGCCACCGTAGCCCCATCGCCTTACACGTATTTATGGAGCAATGGACAAACTGATGCTACGGCCACCGGCCTTGCATCAGGCACCTATACGGTAACAGTAACAGACGCATCAGGCTGTGTTGATTCGATAGAAATAGAGATAGTAGAGCCAAGTGCGATGATCACCGGCACGAGCCAGGTGAATGTAAAATGTAATGGCGCCAGCACCGGCAGTGCAGCAATAAATGTAGTAGGCGGAACGCCCGGATATAGCTATGCATGGAGCAATGGCAGCAGCACGAAGAATGTGAGCGGTCTTGCAGCGGGCACGTTTACGGTAACGATTACTGATGCCAATGGATGTACCATCACTGCCAATGTAACGATTACCGAGCCTGCAGCCATCGTAATTACGCCCACCCAAACGGATGTGGCATGTAATGGCCAGAATACAGGCAGCGCCACGGCAAGCGTAAGCGGAGGCACAGCGCCTTACACGTATGCATGGAGCAACGGACAGAATAGTGCCACGATAAGCGGCCTAACAGCGGGCACCTATACAGTAACGGTAACTGACAACAACGGATGTACTGCAAGCAATGTATATGTACTTACTACTGCAAGCGCAATTGTAGTTAACCCTAGCCAAACGACTATCGCCTGCCACGGAGGCACGAGTGTATTGTTGGTTAGTCCAACAGGAGGCAGCGGCACGTATACGTATAGCTGGAGTCATGATGGTGGCAACACTACCAATACAGCTACCGTAACAGCAGGTGTATATTATGCAACGGTAACGGATAGTGCGGGTTGTAGTGTAACGTATTGCTTTGTAGTCAACCAGCCATCGGCCTTAGCATGTGGCATTACGCAAGTAAATGTAACGTGCAATGGATTAACTACCGGCAGCGCGACTGTAAATGGTACAGGCGGCACAGGACTATACACGTATGCATGGAGCAATGGTCAGACCATGCAAACTGCCACGGGCCTGGGCGCAGGAACGTATACTGCCACGGTAACCGATGGAGCAGGCTGTACGAGCACCTGCACAGTAACGATAACAGAACCTACGGCCTTATCGGTAGGTACGAGCAACACGAATGTAAGTTGTGTAAACCCAACCGGCACAGCCATGGCAGTAGTAGGCGGAGGTACCCCACCATATACCCATTTGTGGAGCAACGGAGCAACCACAAGTGCCATCAGCGGCCTTGCAGCAGGATCATATACAGTAACAGTAAACGATGCTAATGGATGCGGACCGATATCGGCCACGGCAGTTATAGGAGCACCAACTCCGGTAACATGTACGGCCAGCGTTACGCAGAGTGTAAGTTGCAGTGGCTATCAGAATGGCCAGGCCACAGTAGTACCCGGAGGCGGCAATGGAGTATATAATGTAATCTGGAACACAGCTCCGGCACAGACCACGCTGACAGCTACGGGCATGGGAGCAGGAACATATACAGTAACCGTATTTGATAGCGATGGCTGCAGCAGCCAGTGCACGGTAACGGTAACAGAGCCGGGTCCGCTCGTTTATAGCTTTAGCACCGGAGGAGCCGTATGTCAGGGTGGAAACAATGGAACAGCAACCATAACTCCGGTAGGAGGTACGCCATACACAGTTGGCAATGCATATGTTTATTTATGGAGCAATGGCCAAACTACACAGACAGCAACTGGCTTGAGTGCCGGGGCAGTGTATGTTACCATAACTGACAGCATGGGATGTACCGTTCAGGCAGCAATTATCCTGACCCAAAGTGCAGCCCTTAACTGCAACACTACCTGCACCCCAACATCTTGTGGTCAGGCATTAGGAACAGCAACGGTAAATGTATTTGGCGGCACCCCACCATATGTATATCAGTGGAGCAATGGCGGCACCAATGGCATCAACACCGGCTTAGTAGCAGGCGTATATACCGTATTAATAACGGATGCCAGTGGATGTACCACCACATGCACAGCAATGGTAGGACAGGCAGCAGCAATCCAGTATAGCTTACAAGTAACCAATGCATTATGTAATGGTGGCAATGGCAGCATCAGCATCACTAACCTGAATGGCGGCAGCGCCCCATATGGTTATGTATGGACCAATGCCCCTGGCGATACGATCGATAGCTTAAACACGAGCATCACGGCCCTTGCCGGATGGTATTATGTAACGGTAACCGACAGCAATGGCTGTACAAAACTTGATAGCGCTCAAATTACCGAGCCGGCCATCATGGTTGCCACAGCAAGTGGTATCAATGTAAGTTGCAATGGCCAGAGCAATGGCAGTGCCAGTGTAGTAACTACGGGAGGCGTTGCGCCATACAGCTATGCATGGAACAACGGAGCAAGCCAGAGCATGACCGCTAACCTTGGAGTTGGAACATATACAGTAACGGTAACAGATGTTAACGGATGCATGGCCACGGCCAGCATCGAGATCACGCAGCCGGCAGTATTAGATACGATAAGCACCAGCAGCACCGATGCCAATTGTGTATTGTGCGATGGTACGGGCACAGTGACTATGACAGGAGGCACAGCCCTTACAGTTATCTGTGGAGCAATGGACAGACCACCCAAACAGGTACCAACTTATGTTCAGGCAACAACTTTGTACAAGTAACCGATGCCAATGGATGTGTAGTAAGTGTATGTGTGAAAGTAGGTGGAGGCACGTTTACGGCAACCCTAAACAGTCCAACGTATGCAGGCGGGGTCAACATCCGTTGCAACGGAGGTCTTGATGGCAGCATAAACCTGACCACCAACCCACAAGGCGCGTATACCTATACCTGGAGTAGCGGAGCAACAACCGAAGACTTGATGGGCGTAGGAGCAGGCACATATACGGTAACAGTAAGCAATGGAGTATGTACCCAAACGGTAAGCATAACCTTAACGGAGCCGGCAGCATTGACAGCTACAGCCAGTGGCACCAATGTAAACTGTAACGGAAATAACAATGGCACGGCTACGGTTGCGGCTATGGGAGGCGTAAGCCCATATAGCTATAGCTGGAGCAATGGTCAAACAACGGTAACAGCTACGGGCTTAATGGCAGGCACGTATACGGTGACGGTAACAGACGCAAACGGATGTACGGCCACAGCAAGTTATGTGGTAACAGCACCTGTAAATGGTCTTAACATCACTGAAACGCATGTAAATCCAACATGTAATGGCAGCAGCAATGGCAGCATCAACATAACGGTAACAGGCGGTACCGCCCCATATACCTACATATGGACAGGTGGAGCAACTACCGAAGACCGCACAGGCCTTGCAGCAGGATCACATACGGTAACGGTAACAGATGCCAATGGATGTACCATCACCTTGTGTGTAGTGTTAACTCAACCTAGTGCTATTGTATTAAGCCAAAGCTGTACTAATACTACTTGCAATAATGGAAGCAACGGAGCCTCAAGTGTAGCCGCAGCAGGTGGCACTGCGCCATATACCTATGTGTGGAATAACTTTGAAACAACTAGCAGCATAAGCAACTTGCCTGCTGGTACATATACGGTAACAGTAACAGATGCAAACGGTTGCAGCAACAGCAGCAGTTGTGTAATAACAGCACCAACGT is part of the Bacteroidota bacterium genome and encodes:
- a CDS encoding SprB repeat-containing protein, which gives rise to MSCSIVATQVSCNGLNDGTATVTPQGGTPGSGPAFTYSWSHAATLNSASVSGLAPGTYTVTVTDANSCTTTCEVVITEPATLSVSCYSEPAFCFGGNSFIDITTSGGTPGYIFQWSDGTTGEDIPAIGAGTYTVTVTDSNGCTATCSTEITQPSDIVITAVADSATCAGDLNGSIQTTIAGGTPCANNSRGLIISKFFANPLGNDLAQEWVELIATRNIDFSVTPYTVIVANNGTANALGWKRGSTVTYAFQITSGNAVQGGVYYVGGSSLSTSGITSNILRSINVTNTGGDGSLGSSQATAGVFGNGGTSADGIAVFQGTVATITPATTPIDAIFYGSAVGGAFVAPGTSGYALPSNDKYTGGFLQTGSFIAPDAVSGQYMQAAGSFNPILDAFVTSRVFSNSATFTPGNSLVSIVGASDPYTFVWENGATTQNRTNLDPGMYTITVTDCNGCTKEQTITVHSKLLLNGTTLSTNLSCNNNGTGTIDLTVTNGNAPFTYNWSNGSTTEDISSLSAGIYTVNVTDDAGCTLSLSTSVSEPAAISIVALADSVNCAGENTGAIDISISGGAPCGENAPAMVISKVFANPNGNDSPFEFVELFAIKDIDFSLTPFSVIFANNGNANANGWLQGGGITYGFEINSGMATAGTTYYVGGSSMIPLTNILRAINTGTTTGDNGLGVANPTGILGNGGTNADAVAVFNGSLSSLTSSTVPQDALFFGSVIGGAAMPGGTQGYELPISDHYSGGKLQNTSFLALDVKTDTIIVANGVYDLTTSSFNAPRTFTYLPVLAFTNASGISLIDADPYQFLWSNGETTENISALSAGIYTVLVTDCNGCTTTAESEVFEPVLLELVESHIDINCYNEATGSIDITVFGGTAPYTYEWSDGNTDEDIDSLVAGVYTVTVTDYNGCSYILPIEILQNPPFTIGKTIIPNMCHGDSTAQISVYINGATPPYTYQWSNGATTAINNYLTAGTYTLTVTDSLGCDTIMTFYIFEPNMLDKNFTITQPLCAGQTGSINITAFGGTPWSGAGIHAAGYDYSLDGGAVQSSGLFTGISSGTHTVLITDSNGCNLAVVFTITAPAPLICGGSVSNTMCNGGSDGMITSNITGGTAPYTYSWSTGATTQTIGGLAAGAYTVTVTDANGCTMSCTYNIVEPPAITFTLVVCDNIKCYGGNDGKACLNNVVGGTAPYTYQWNTIPAQTTANATGLTAGTWTVTITDAMGCMTTGSVTISQPSAPLALSGVVTNVGCNGGNTGAVNLTISGGTAGYTVLWSTGATTEDISGLSAGTYTVTVTDANGCTVSTNTTYTVGQSAAIALSLATNNVSCNGGGNGSITATATGGSGAYSYSWSNGASTATIINLAAGIYTVTVTDGSGCTQSTSATIIEPSALSCICNASVTNVSCFGGSNGSVTAQPIGGTPPYGFVWSNGALTQTINNLTAGTYTVTITDANGCTKGHGHGNAAITIICVC